One genomic region from Candidatus Defluviilinea gracilis encodes:
- a CDS encoding RNA polymerase sigma factor — MEYSDPARLIERCIEGDEQAIEIFVRRHETDIFRLAFSVLQDPSEAYEAAQDTFITALKALSRYQERSSLKAWLCAIALNISRSRLRKRKVLERLHNTLTVVFQIETRKQPTLEERVIQTEKEKAAWNALNELDEKHRVVMVLRYFQELSVREIAEILSISEGTVHSRLHTARERLRSALKDIYGDKV, encoded by the coding sequence ATGGAATATTCCGATCCGGCACGGCTCATCGAAAGGTGTATCGAAGGAGACGAACAAGCCATCGAAATATTTGTGCGTCGCCATGAAACGGATATATTTCGATTAGCGTTTTCCGTTTTACAAGATCCGAGCGAAGCGTATGAAGCGGCTCAGGACACGTTTATCACGGCATTGAAGGCGCTGTCACGTTATCAGGAAAGATCGTCGCTCAAGGCATGGCTTTGCGCGATCGCGTTGAACATTAGCCGAAGCCGGTTGCGCAAACGAAAAGTATTGGAAAGACTGCATAATACGCTGACGGTTGTGTTTCAGATCGAAACACGAAAACAGCCAACGCTTGAAGAGCGTGTTATCCAAACCGAAAAAGAAAAAGCAGCCTGGAACGCGTTGAACGAACTGGATGAAAAGCACCGCGTGGTTATGGTATTGAGATACTTTCAAGAGTTGTCTGTCCGCGAGATCGCCGAAATACTTTCGATCAGCGAAGGAACGGTCCATTCCCGGCTGCATACTGCCCGTGAACGGTTGAGGAGCGCCCTGAAAGATATCTATGGAGACAAAGTCTGA
- a CDS encoding LysM peptidoglycan-binding domain-containing protein — MRITHDDARTLIDFSLDDSISPEKRAILADHLAACNSCQTYARESKDVESVLRSSMKKQWAVNPLPLSLDLIRGGVSKGNFKSPILATRLAMLGVFFAVIALSIWQFSKPNPHKSATLPVVILPNPTPSLQATSTNHVSPDCQNVIYKIQPGDTLENIAQRFEVDEVSILEANNLQETTVQTGIQLIIPTCAPTPTFTAYPPTIITTFTPLMQLTTYTPNQ, encoded by the coding sequence ATGCGCATTACGCATGACGATGCCCGCACGTTGATCGATTTCAGCCTTGACGATTCGATATCGCCGGAGAAGCGAGCGATTCTGGCAGACCATCTCGCCGCATGCAATTCATGCCAGACCTACGCGCGCGAGTCAAAGGACGTCGAATCCGTCCTACGCTCGTCAATGAAAAAGCAGTGGGCAGTTAATCCCCTGCCCCTCTCGTTGGATCTCATTCGAGGAGGAGTGAGTAAGGGAAATTTCAAAAGCCCCATCTTGGCTACGCGATTGGCAATGCTGGGCGTGTTCTTCGCTGTGATCGCGTTGAGCATCTGGCAATTCAGCAAACCAAATCCGCATAAAAGCGCGACATTGCCTGTTGTGATCCTACCCAACCCAACACCATCATTGCAAGCGACAAGCACAAACCATGTTTCACCGGACTGCCAGAATGTCATTTACAAGATACAGCCCGGGGATACGCTCGAAAACATCGCACAGCGCTTCGAGGTAGATGAAGTGTCCATTTTGGAAGCCAACAACCTACAGGAGACGACCGTGCAGACCGGCATTCAGCTAATCATCCCAACCTGCGCCCCTACCCCGACGTTTACCGCCTACCCCCCAACCATCATCACCACCTTTACCCCGCTCATGCAATTGACTACGTACACGCCCAATCAATAA
- a CDS encoding TIGR03663 family protein encodes MNNQQPNWLQRPIHSSLPALTNEIALFAGIMILAIFTRFYDLEARVMSHDESLHTYFSWLLYRGQGYQHAPMMHGPYQFHIIALSYFLFGVSDFTARIPTVLFSIATVWMVWYWRRYLGNWGMIVAALLMVISPYMLYYGRYVRNESFVGFSGILLLYSILRYLEVGEKKYLYLVTAATLLHFTSKETAFIYTAQAWLFLGFYFLARVFHSGKLPNLREDRPLDLMILLGTFVLPMATPFPIKWLEPWLHVTIPTEVSQVQSLDARALWIIGIFVALFFLVSILIGMLWNREWWKYGAMYWGVFTILYTTVFTNPAGFFTGVLGSLGYWLVQQGVERGGQPDYFYWLVQIPMYEFLPALGTIFAAWLGFKKILSFKPRQSAPEVETALPQEISEPAPELVEEQARNFNFVNMFSLLLFWSIISIIAFTVAGEKMPWLTYHMAWPMILLTGWGIGQVIESITQKLDEASPWRSALIVFVLAVFCVAAFSILRSLFGPTPPFQGANLDQLQATSAFIFPLIMTLGAAGLLFILTRKDAASLAHVGLILTLIVAAVSSVLNGAQLLQAQTTSATDPGMVALYGWRFGGVFIGMLAGIAGLVWVSRLPKKTPLVEFVVLALFGLLAAQTARTSFRANYINYNDATEYLVYAHGAGGVKEVLHQISEISERTTGGLNAIIAYDASAPDTGVSWPVVWYLRDFTQQRSFDQPTRSLREAVAVIVDQKNFDKIDAALGDGFYRFDYIRMWWPNQDYFGLDKTRVLNAITNPEIRAGIFDIWFDRDYTRYAQATGNSRMTLTTWDPSDQMRLYIRKDVAAQIWNYGVGPSDAPQVVDPYEAGKQTISANQTFTSNMYAPLGLNAPRGIAIGKDSDIYVADSRNHRILRIAADGSVLNEWGSFADLAQGDAPIGTFNEPWGVAVGPDGSVYVTDTWNHRVQKFTKDGTPIKTWGQFGQPSPEFPDSNYFLWGPRGIAVDSQGRVLVADTGNKRIVVYDQEGNYLTEFGSGGFDPGQFDEPVDVAVGSDGVAYVTDTWNQRIQSFIPTEGTELLYLPLAQWDVNGWFGQSLENKPYIAVGGDNHVFITDPEGYRVIEFTSNGEFVRTWGDFGTSLEEFGLTSGIAVDPLGFVWVADTGNNRILRFALP; translated from the coding sequence ATGAATAACCAACAACCAAACTGGCTCCAGCGCCCCATACATTCCTCCCTACCGGCTCTAACGAATGAAATCGCCTTGTTCGCAGGGATCATGATCCTCGCCATCTTTACCCGTTTTTACGACCTTGAAGCGCGCGTAATGAGCCACGATGAGAGTTTGCACACCTACTTTTCATGGTTGCTATATCGCGGACAAGGCTATCAGCACGCGCCCATGATGCACGGACCGTACCAGTTTCACATTATCGCCTTATCGTATTTTCTGTTTGGCGTGTCAGATTTCACAGCGCGCATTCCCACGGTGCTATTCAGCATTGCCACAGTCTGGATGGTCTGGTATTGGCGCAGGTATCTCGGCAACTGGGGCATGATCGTCGCCGCCCTGCTCATGGTCATCTCTCCTTATATGCTTTACTACGGGCGCTACGTTCGCAACGAGTCGTTCGTCGGATTTTCGGGGATCTTATTGCTGTATTCCATTCTGCGATACCTGGAAGTCGGCGAGAAGAAATATCTTTATCTCGTAACGGCGGCAACCCTACTACACTTCACCTCGAAAGAAACCGCGTTCATTTATACAGCGCAGGCTTGGCTCTTTCTAGGGTTTTATTTTCTGGCTCGCGTTTTTCATTCGGGAAAACTGCCAAACCTGCGCGAGGATCGCCCTCTAGACTTGATGATCCTGCTAGGCACCTTCGTTCTTCCGATGGCAACACCCTTCCCGATCAAATGGCTGGAACCCTGGTTACACGTAACCATTCCAACAGAGGTGTCTCAAGTGCAATCGCTCGACGCGAGAGCGCTATGGATCATCGGAATTTTCGTGGCGCTCTTCTTTCTCGTTTCCATCCTCATCGGCATGCTGTGGAATCGGGAATGGTGGAAATACGGCGCAATGTACTGGGGCGTCTTCACCATTCTGTACACGACCGTATTCACCAACCCCGCCGGCTTTTTCACCGGGGTACTCGGCTCGCTTGGCTACTGGCTGGTTCAACAAGGCGTCGAACGCGGCGGTCAGCCGGATTATTTCTATTGGCTGGTGCAAATCCCCATGTACGAATTCCTGCCCGCGCTTGGAACAATCTTCGCCGCATGGCTGGGTTTCAAGAAGATTCTGAGTTTCAAGCCCCGGCAATCAGCGCCTGAGGTGGAAACTGCGCTTCCACAAGAGATTTCCGAACCCGCCCCCGAACTCGTCGAAGAGCAAGCGCGTAATTTCAACTTCGTCAACATGTTCAGCCTGCTCTTATTTTGGTCGATCATCAGCATTATCGCTTTCACGGTTGCCGGCGAGAAAATGCCCTGGCTGACGTATCACATGGCATGGCCCATGATATTACTGACCGGCTGGGGAATCGGGCAAGTCATCGAATCGATCACACAAAAACTCGATGAAGCCTCGCCCTGGCGCTCAGCCCTTATCGTTTTTGTTTTGGCGGTATTTTGTGTCGCAGCTTTCAGCATTCTGCGATCCCTCTTCGGGCCCACCCCTCCATTCCAGGGCGCCAATCTCGACCAACTTCAAGCCACGTCGGCATTTATCTTTCCGCTGATCATGACGCTTGGCGCGGCCGGCTTACTGTTCATTCTGACGCGAAAAGACGCCGCGAGTCTCGCGCATGTGGGCTTGATTCTCACCCTCATCGTTGCCGCCGTCTCAAGCGTGCTCAATGGCGCGCAACTGTTACAGGCGCAAACCACCAGCGCAACAGATCCCGGCATGGTCGCCTTGTATGGATGGAGATTCGGCGGGGTCTTCATTGGCATGCTGGCTGGCATCGCCGGCTTGGTGTGGGTATCGCGCCTGCCGAAAAAAACCCCCCTGGTAGAGTTCGTTGTGCTGGCGCTCTTCGGCTTGCTCGCCGCGCAAACTGCCCGAACCTCGTTCCGCGCGAACTACATCAACTACAACGACGCAACTGAATATCTCGTCTATGCCCATGGCGCGGGCGGAGTGAAAGAAGTCCTTCACCAGATATCCGAAATTTCAGAGCGCACGACCGGAGGCTTGAACGCGATCATTGCCTATGACGCCAGCGCGCCGGACACCGGGGTTTCCTGGCCCGTCGTTTGGTATCTGCGCGATTTCACACAACAACGGTCGTTTGACCAGCCCACCCGCTCGCTCCGCGAAGCGGTTGCGGTGATCGTGGACCAAAAGAACTTCGATAAGATCGACGCCGCCCTAGGCGACGGGTTCTATCGTTTCGACTACATCCGCATGTGGTGGCCCAACCAGGATTACTTCGGGCTGGACAAAACCCGCGTACTCAACGCCATCACCAACCCGGAGATCCGCGCCGGCATCTTCGACATTTGGTTCGACCGAGATTACACACGCTACGCCCAAGCCACCGGCAACAGCAGAATGACCCTCACCACATGGGATCCGTCCGATCAAATGCGACTCTACATCCGCAAAGATGTGGCGGCTCAAATTTGGAATTACGGCGTCGGACCCTCCGACGCGCCGCAGGTAGTCGATCCCTACGAAGCGGGCAAGCAAACCATAAGCGCGAACCAGACCTTCACCTCAAACATGTATGCGCCGCTCGGTTTGAACGCGCCTCGCGGCATTGCCATAGGCAAAGACAGCGACATCTATGTCGCCGATTCGCGCAACCACCGCATCCTGCGCATCGCCGCAGACGGAAGCGTGCTGAATGAATGGGGCAGTTTCGCCGATCTCGCGCAGGGCGACGCGCCGATCGGCACCTTCAACGAACCCTGGGGTGTTGCAGTGGGACCGGATGGCTCCGTCTATGTGACAGATACGTGGAATCACCGCGTGCAGAAGTTCACCAAAGATGGAACTCCGATCAAAACCTGGGGGCAATTTGGTCAACCGTCGCCGGAGTTTCCCGATTCGAACTATTTCTTATGGGGTCCGCGCGGCATTGCCGTGGATTCACAAGGGCGCGTACTTGTGGCAGACACTGGCAACAAAAGAATCGTGGTGTACGATCAGGAGGGGAACTATCTCACAGAATTTGGCTCCGGCGGATTCGATCCCGGTCAGTTCGACGAGCCGGTTGATGTTGCCGTAGGAAGCGACGGGGTCGCGTACGTCACCGACACGTGGAATCAACGCATCCAATCCTTCATCCCCACCGAAGGAACAGAACTCCTCTACCTGCCGCTCGCTCAATGGGACGTCAACGGTTGGTTCGGTCAATCGCTGGAGAACAAACCGTACATAGCCGTGGGAGGCGACAACCACGTGTTCATCACCGACCCGGAGGGCTACCGTGTGATCGAATTTACTTCCAACGGTGAATTCGTCCGCACCTGGGGCGATTTTGGAACCAGCCTCGAGGAATTCGGTCTCACATCCGGCATTGCGGTGGACCCACTCGGATTCGTCTGGGTTGCAGACACAGGCAACAACCGAATCCTTCGGTTCGCTTTGCCATAA